Below is a window of Narcine bancroftii isolate sNarBan1 chromosome 13, sNarBan1.hap1, whole genome shotgun sequence DNA.
CATGAAGTGGGTTTGGCTgcatcccaacctgtttaatcccAGCCTCTTTGTGAAGGCACCAAGTAGAAGGGGCCTCTGACTGGGCTGATCACAAGTGGCATCCTTTCCTGCAGCGGAGACACTCGCGCTGCCTCATGAGTGATTTCGTGTGGTTTTGTATCACTCCAGAGATTTGAGCTCACTAACCTTGCTTGACAGCCCAGTCCAATGCTGAGGGAACGTTGCTCGGTTAGAGGTGCAGTCTCTCAGAACCAGTCAAGCCCCATCTGCTAGACATAGCTGGTCTCCGGAGACATACGGGAAGAAGAGCAGGGGAATTTCCTTGCTTCCCAGGTCAGTATCCTTCCACCAACATCAGAATACCAGATTACATTTTGTCATTATCACCTCACTGTCTGTGGGAGCACGCTGTGCATAATGGACCAGCTGTGTTTTCTTTACTCTAGCACTATTTAAAGAAAATTGGCTGTAATTTGTGACGTTCTGAAAGGTGTCATCTAAACTGCAAACCGTTCTTCCTTGCTTCGCCTTGCTGCTTTTTCCTTTCTTTCAAGAGGTGCCCTTATTTTATGATCAGAGGGAGAAGGCAAAGAATTCCCGGGGGCCTTGGAGCGTGAGCTGCTGGAACTGAGTTTCTGCGAATCACCTCCAGTCCTTATTAAAATCCGCTGGACGTTGTAGCTCCTAACACACCCCCACACTTTCCTATAATGTCCCTGATCCATATGGCGACATAATGGTAAAATTATTGCATTAGCATTTCCTGCCACTTGGGTGACAGATTCAGAGACACTCTTGAAACACACCCTGGCAGATGgggaaaataaattaacaaataaaCAAGCTTAAAAGAGTAACATGAATAAGAGGAGTCATGAGTCTATTGGACAATTGCATAAATCCAACCAGCTCACTAATGTCCAAAGGTATTCTGGTCTATGTGCATCTCCAGCCCCACCACATTGCGGTTGAATCTGAACTGTTGCTCAAGGTGGGTTAGGGATGGGCATTAAATATTGACATATATCTTCTAAATCTTACAAATTAATGAGATTACattggacaatttttttcaaaaggtttgcttcctgaaataaaattggggattatggaaAGCAGCTTCAAGCTAAACAGAAAGATGAttccagatttgctgtatcatgtaggaagttggagaaacatttaattaaCTTGATCATGGATAAttaattccaaagatgtacggggttaTTCGGTTAATTGCtcatgtgggtgtatttgggtggcgccggcttgtgggctggaagggcctgttactgtgctgtatctctcccTGACAACGTTGCCAACTTTGAGGCCCACCTGTGTTCGTGCCCTTTTCATGGCTGACTTAAGATGTCCAAAGTGGACAAaactacactggacaacaatttttttcaaaggtttgctttctggaaaaaaaaattatgatagacaacttcaatctGAACCCAAAGATACTTCCAGctttggaagttggagaaacatttaaattaacttttattgaattgcatgtttaatcacattatGAAGCTGACACATTGCGCTAGTTCAACTGACctcaaaatgttttgccactgattatTTTGTttggactcagcatctgatgcctctcgtgtcaatgtccaacaataatcggccagcactgatggattctagttgccctgatagCTCTTTTCTAtgattgcaatgtcctggtgaaacctttcaccatgttggtCACTGACAGCTCCGAGATCAGCGGGGAAcaggtccaagtgcgaatgcagaaaatgaattttcaacgacacacgttgcacttcgtggttttgtcggcttgaagtagatttaaaatagcagttattcacaaaaataggttatatctaaaaaaatgtacaTGATAAGAAAATTCTAAGGCAATTTTTctgatcagcagcctaaaatccataaaatacacccaaaagtgtccaggaagcaaaatctttattgtccaCTGTTACTGGATCAGTGACCTGGTGGTTGGGGAAACCTGATACTGTTTCTCTTTTTATTAGGTGAACATTTTAAGTACGAGTTTGGAGAAAAAGAACTGCTGATGAAGTTATTTCAGGATTTGCAAACCAAGGTTCCCAAAGAGATCTCCCAGTGTAGGGATCTGGTGGCTTCCATCATCCAAGCCCAGAAGACCAGTCTCCAAGCCAATGGCACCTTGCTGGAGGGCACACAGAACCTAGTGAGCCTGGGGCGAGCACAGAGCCGCTATTGGACTTTCTTCGGTTTCCAGGGGGACTCCTTGGGCCGCATCCTGGACAAGACCAAGATCATCTGCAAGCTCTGTGGGGTCCGCTTGTCCTACAGCGGCAACACGACCAACCTGAGGCAGCACCTGATCTACAAGCACAGGCAGGAGTACAATCAGCTGGTGGGAAGCACTTCCACACTGCAGAAGGGGGCAGAACTGTACCCTCCGGAATTCACAACCAGAAGCACAGCAGTGGCCCCCATCGGCAGAACCACCAGGGCGATCTTGGAGTTCCTCGTGACCGACCTGATGCCCCTGAAGACCATCGAAGGTGAGGGCTTTGTCCATATGATGAGTGTATTGGAGCCTACCTATAAGATCCCCACCGTGGATTTCTTTGCTCAGGCTTTGCTTCGGGACATATATGGCCAGGCCAAGCAGAGGGTGATGGACTCCATGAAAGCGCTGCAGCACTGCGCGGTCAGCATTGACCTCTGGAAGCATCATCACAGCGGCTCCTACATCACAGTGATCGCCCACCATGTTGACTGCACCTTTGACTGCAGGAGCTGGGTGCTGTCCTCTCGGCCTGTTGTGGAGGAGGCCACGGCCGAGAACCTCAGGGCCGCTCTGTTGGACATCGCCAATGAGTGGGGCATCAGAGAGCGCACCTGCTACTCTGTTGCAGCCAGCCACCTGGAGGTGAAGGTGGCTGCCTCCACTTTGGGATGGAAGCACCTGCCCTGCATCGGGTATGCGCTGCAGAACTGCGTGGACTCCGCCCTGCAGCAGCCTGCCATTCTTCGCATGCTCGCCCGTTGCAAGAGGCTGACAGAGAGCATCTTGTCGTCCCCGGCGCTGAGCCACCAGCTGGGATCCGGCAAACTCAAGCTGACAGCGTTCTCCAGTGGAAGCACACAGTGGTATGGCATGTACGGTGCGTTGCAGAGCCTGCAGGATCACCGCCAATTCTTGGATGGCCTCTGCAGCAGCCCCCAGGGCAAGGGCTTGGCTCTGAGCCCAGACGACTGGCAGGTGGTCCATGAGATTGTGGGCATCCTGAAGCCCCTGGCCATTGCCACATCCACCTTCATCAAGGAGCGTTTCTCCAGCCTGTCGCTGGTGAAGCCCATCCTCACCAGCCTGATCTACAAGCACCTGGCCTCCAGCGAGAACGACTCTGAGCTGGCCCACGACATGAAGCATGCCATCTGCATGGACCTCAGCCAGTGGTACGCTGACCAGGAAGTCAACCAGGTTCTCAACTTGGCTTGTGCGCTGGACCCGCGTTTCCGAGGTTTGGACTTCCTGGGCCAGACAGAGAGGGTTGAGACGCTTCACGCCCTGAGGCTTGAGGCGGCTCAGCTGGTCCCGCACCTGCCGCAGCCGAGTGCCCGCACTGGGGCTGAGACCTCCAGCTCTGGGCCCGACCTGGCCAAGAAACCACGGGCCGACACGGGCATTGAGTTCCTCCTGGGGGACCTGTGCAATGTGAGGAGCACCTCCATCAACTCGGTCAATCAGCAGGCCGAGCAGGAGATCAGCAGCTTCCAGACCAGTGAGGCGTCTTCCCTCTGCCAGGACCCCCTGCTGTGGTGGAAGACTCACCACACCCAGTACCCACTCCTCGCTAGCGCTGCTCAGAAGCTGCTGGCAGTGCCAGCTACTGTGGTGCCGAGCAGCTGGATCTTTACCAAGGTGGGCCACAGCATCTACAGCAAGCGCTCCACCCTTGCCCCAGAAGACGTCGACATGCTGGTCTTCCTGCACGGAAATCACAAGCCAGCCTAatctggacagagagagagagagagagagagagggtcggAGGGAGATGACCCAGGCAGGTGGAGAAACCTCTGCTGGTTAAGGACAGAGGGAGGCAACCCAGGCTCCTCTGCTGGTTGGGGAATAGACAAAGACCACCCATGCTTGCCAGTTTTGAGGCCCCAGAAGGCACAGACCCAGATCTTCAACCAGTTTTGAGCTCTGATGCGAGGCCCTGGGTTTGTCCcagtcattcagtcagacagtcagcaTGCATTGGGTCGCCCAAGTGCCGCATGACCAGGTTATCCTGCATCTGCAAACAGTCCAATCCATGAAGAGATCCAaagtggaaacagacccttcagctcaactGGGTCGATGCCAACCATCAACCAACAATGATCCTAATTCAACATCAGTTTACAATCCCTAGTC
It encodes the following:
- the LOC138747977 gene encoding E3 SUMO-protein ligase ZBED1-like — encoded protein: MQVGEEAHNQIEDELLFCEECRLYFRDSCLHHGAPTFIPDRMVPERMPSRALLTLPEGLTIKERPQGGLGVWCTLSAIPRGCIFGPFDGDILKDKNHCTVYSWALRENSSYYYVDASDVSKANWMRYVACASSEEEHNLTVFQYRSKIYYRACQTVAAGAELLVWIGEEYAQTLGLKLGEHFKYEFGEKELLMKLFQDLQTKVPKEISQCRDLVASIIQAQKTSLQANGTLLEGTQNLVSLGRAQSRYWTFFGFQGDSLGRILDKTKIICKLCGVRLSYSGNTTNLRQHLIYKHRQEYNQLVGSTSTLQKGAELYPPEFTTRSTAVAPIGRTTRAILEFLVTDLMPLKTIEGEGFVHMMSVLEPTYKIPTVDFFAQALLRDIYGQAKQRVMDSMKALQHCAVSIDLWKHHHSGSYITVIAHHVDCTFDCRSWVLSSRPVVEEATAENLRAALLDIANEWGIRERTCYSVAASHLEVKVAASTLGWKHLPCIGYALQNCVDSALQQPAILRMLARCKRLTESILSSPALSHQLGSGKLKLTAFSSGSTQWYGMYGALQSLQDHRQFLDGLCSSPQGKGLALSPDDWQVVHEIVGILKPLAIATSTFIKERFSSLSLVKPILTSLIYKHLASSENDSELAHDMKHAICMDLSQWYADQEVNQVLNLACALDPRFRGLDFLGQTERVETLHALRLEAAQLVPHLPQPSARTGAETSSSGPDLAKKPRADTGIEFLLGDLCNVRSTSINSVNQQAEQEISSFQTSEASSLCQDPLLWWKTHHTQYPLLASAAQKLLAVPATVVPSSWIFTKVGHSIYSKRSTLAPEDVDMLVFLHGNHKPA